Proteins found in one Lysinibacillus fusiformis genomic segment:
- a CDS encoding (deoxy)nucleoside triphosphate pyrophosphohydrolase: MKKTIHVVGAIIENEQHEIFCALRNPQMVLANYWEFPGGKIEQGETPEQALYREILEEFNCTIQVGELVEITLHEYEQFFVHLETYKASIIKGTPQILEHAEARWVPRRQLLDLPFAPADLPSIRKLLVEM; this comes from the coding sequence ATGAAAAAAACGATACATGTAGTCGGAGCCATCATTGAAAATGAACAACATGAAATTTTCTGTGCTTTAAGAAATCCACAAATGGTACTAGCAAATTATTGGGAATTCCCTGGCGGTAAAATAGAGCAAGGTGAAACACCAGAACAGGCGCTTTATCGTGAAATCCTTGAGGAATTCAACTGTACGATTCAAGTAGGTGAGCTAGTTGAAATAACCCTCCATGAATACGAGCAATTTTTCGTTCACTTAGAAACATACAAAGCTTCTATTATAAAAGGTACACCCCAAATATTGGAACATGCTGAAGCAAGATGGGTTCCCCGCAGGCAATTGCTCGACCTTCCATTTGCTCCAGCAGATCTGCCTTCCATTCGAAAATTGTTAGTCGAAATGTAA
- a CDS encoding LysM peptidoglycan-binding domain-containing protein: MLIHVVSAGETLWQIANRYAVPVQSISQLNALATPDQLAIGQSLVIPSPYTMYTVQKGDTLWSIAQKFSVPLQSIILENHLTNPDQLTPGTKLIIPPIVHIVQPGETLWQIAQRYGTTIQAIAVENQINNPNMLYVGAQLMIPRELPMIEVNAYSYQPSEEAVDSINAVGHLLTYFSPFAYKMKEDGTLQPINDENMIAAAKAKHIIPMLTLTNFTSTEEGSNLAQVVLSNAELRKKVMNNVLQVMQDKGYQVLNIDFENVLPADRENYNAFIQLAVDTLHPKGYLVSTALAPKTSASQTGTLYEAHDYEAHGRIADFVVLMTYEWGYRLGPPQAISPINEMRRVVEYALTEIPADKILLGFELYARDWLLPHVKGQEAETFSPQEALNRAIKYGATIQFDPTAQSPFYRYVDEQGRNHEVWFEDARSAQAKFDLTKQYNLRGISYWALGFPFPQNWVLLNDNFSVKKS, from the coding sequence ATGCTTATTCATGTAGTGAGTGCTGGCGAAACACTGTGGCAAATCGCCAATCGTTATGCTGTACCAGTTCAATCTATTAGTCAATTAAATGCATTAGCTACTCCCGATCAACTAGCCATCGGACAATCACTGGTTATCCCTTCTCCTTATACAATGTATACGGTTCAAAAGGGAGATACGTTATGGTCCATCGCACAGAAATTTAGCGTTCCCTTGCAATCTATCATATTAGAGAATCATCTAACTAATCCCGATCAATTAACACCAGGAACGAAATTAATTATTCCACCCATTGTTCATATCGTGCAGCCAGGAGAAACTTTATGGCAAATAGCACAGCGATATGGTACGACTATTCAAGCCATTGCTGTAGAAAATCAAATAAACAACCCCAATATGCTTTATGTGGGCGCTCAATTGATGATCCCAAGAGAATTACCGATGATTGAGGTCAATGCTTATTCCTACCAGCCTTCTGAAGAAGCTGTAGATTCCATTAATGCTGTTGGTCATCTACTCACTTATTTTAGTCCATTTGCTTATAAGATGAAGGAAGATGGTACATTACAGCCCATCAATGATGAAAACATGATAGCAGCAGCAAAAGCTAAACATATCATCCCTATGTTAACGCTCACTAATTTTACTTCTACAGAAGAAGGCTCTAATTTAGCACAAGTCGTCTTGTCCAATGCAGAGCTACGGAAAAAGGTCATGAATAATGTGTTACAGGTGATGCAAGATAAAGGGTACCAAGTATTAAATATTGATTTTGAAAATGTTTTGCCAGCTGATCGCGAAAATTACAATGCCTTTATTCAATTAGCTGTGGATACACTTCATCCAAAGGGCTATTTAGTGTCAACAGCGCTTGCACCTAAAACAAGTGCTTCACAAACTGGAACATTATATGAAGCGCATGATTACGAGGCACATGGGAGAATAGCTGATTTTGTGGTATTAATGACCTATGAATGGGGATATCGCCTTGGACCCCCACAAGCCATTTCCCCCATTAATGAAATGCGAAGAGTTGTGGAGTATGCTTTAACTGAAATACCAGCCGATAAAATTTTATTGGGTTTTGAGTTGTATGCGCGTGATTGGCTCTTACCTCATGTCAAAGGCCAAGAAGCCGAAACATTTAGTCCTCAGGAAGCTCTCAATCGAGCCATCAAATACGGGGCAACAATCCAATTTGATCCAACTGCACAATCTCCTTTTTATCGATATGTTGATGAGCAAGGAAGGAATCATGAGGTATGGTTTGAAGACGCGAGAAGTGCACAAGCGAAATTTGACCTGACTAAACAGTATAACCTGCGAGGCATTAGTTATTGGGCACTAGGATTCCCATTCCCTCAAAATTGGGTTTTATTAAACGATAATTTTTCTGTTAAAAAATCTTAA
- a CDS encoding FAD-binding oxidoreductase, which produces MKKAKLTGRIVTPEDSDYEQARTNNNLNNPKYPSVIVFCQETKDVVNALKWARENNETFRIRSGRHSYENFSLVNKGLVIDVSDMNKVSINLPEMTARIDAGANMGKVYRTLWEHGVTIPAGTESSVGVVGLTLGGGIGMLSRPFGLTCDNLIEIETVVASGHEGAQVIRANKQHNKDLFWASRGGGGGNFGIVTSLTFKLHAINEVSLFSITWGWDDFEVAFDAWQKWAPYTDKRLTSQIELKTKEVGEIVAQGEFIGSAAELKKLLRPLRKAGLPTSIWIKEVPYIKAVEFFDLPSGNQPALRKRSGSFLERPFPYKAIQRMKEFLAHAPNSNTTIWQQSLRGAVSEIAQNHTAYYYRNALIAQEYNTSWENSNEKEQNMKWVENLRRALSPYTSGDYVNFPDRFIQDWQTAYYARNFRRLREVKTKYDPYNVFQFPQSIPPIRKWL; this is translated from the coding sequence TTGAAAAAGGCAAAGCTCACGGGTAGAATCGTGACTCCTGAAGATTCGGATTATGAACAAGCGAGAACGAATAATAATTTAAATAACCCCAAATATCCGAGTGTCATTGTGTTTTGTCAAGAAACGAAAGATGTGGTTAATGCATTAAAATGGGCCAGAGAAAACAATGAGACTTTTAGAATTCGAAGTGGTCGTCATAGCTATGAAAATTTTTCTTTAGTAAATAAGGGTCTTGTCATTGATGTAAGTGATATGAATAAGGTTTCGATTAATCTTCCAGAAATGACAGCTAGGATTGATGCTGGAGCCAATATGGGAAAAGTCTATCGTACATTATGGGAACATGGTGTCACCATTCCTGCTGGCACAGAAAGTAGTGTTGGGGTGGTCGGGTTGACCCTTGGTGGGGGTATTGGGATGTTATCACGTCCATTCGGTTTAACTTGTGACAATCTCATTGAAATCGAAACGGTGGTCGCTAGTGGACATGAAGGTGCTCAGGTAATCAGAGCAAATAAGCAACACAATAAGGATCTTTTTTGGGCAAGTCGTGGCGGCGGTGGTGGCAATTTTGGTATAGTCACTTCATTGACATTCAAGTTACATGCGATTAATGAGGTATCACTCTTCTCCATTACATGGGGATGGGATGATTTTGAAGTGGCCTTTGATGCATGGCAAAAATGGGCTCCTTATACAGATAAGCGTCTGACTTCACAGATTGAGTTAAAAACAAAGGAAGTAGGTGAAATCGTTGCACAAGGTGAGTTCATAGGATCAGCAGCTGAATTAAAGAAGTTGCTTCGCCCTCTTAGAAAGGCAGGTTTGCCAACAAGTATTTGGATAAAAGAAGTGCCATATATCAAGGCAGTAGAATTTTTTGATTTACCAAGCGGCAACCAGCCTGCCCTTCGAAAAAGATCAGGGTCATTTTTGGAGAGACCGTTTCCATATAAGGCGATTCAGCGAATGAAAGAATTTTTAGCTCATGCACCTAATTCAAATACAACGATCTGGCAACAATCTTTAAGAGGAGCGGTCAGTGAAATTGCTCAAAATCATACAGCCTATTACTATCGCAATGCGTTAATAGCGCAAGAATATAATACTTCCTGGGAAAATTCGAATGAGAAAGAACAAAATATGAAGTGGGTAGAAAACTTACGACGCGCTTTATCACCTTATACGTCTGGTGATTATGTGAATTTTCCAGATCGATTTATTCAGGACTGGCAGACAGCCTATTACGCTCGCAATTTTAGAAGGCTGCGAGAAGTGAAAACAAAATATGATCCGTATAATGTCTTTCAATTTCCACAGAGTATCCCACCTATTAGAAAGTGGCTGTAG
- a CDS encoding bifunctional diguanylate cyclase/phosphodiesterase — translation MERWFNQIEKKEIWYMVLPLLLVIPLLSFSNQIYGVFQGGMYQDLKLVIQVLIIVFTMAIAIQSYLVFSHLLSNQTLYIGNMFFIIALLELVSLFFSQSSEWSFLDEPLHILMRLYLSIGFLLIILYPKKRLTMNHRILTYGSSVLFVLGTVFLAYILPKHWFDYIDNMVHLFAIILQIITIVIVSKYVKKLPKRSMWLISAAISLIVSDVFFIVSQDQNAIWDFSALIYQFLAFYFFLKAIYYTSVEKPFQQLLKIKKDLEQSQQELRFQAYHDDITLLPNEHLLLKTLKENLHDNKAQKAIIAIEIDRFAAIRSSIGISNSNKMMKLVAERIQAIVPPHYFATKLREEQFVIYINHVKTIEELLQFCLNLKSAMTDPLQVQLFSLNGNLNIGIALYEDKGTGEELLMHAQLAMQEARQIPQRFLFYKPYMSKGIADRILLEQDLHNALANNEFYLDYQPQVNLKTGTIESVEALVRWRHPTRGFVPPDVFIPIAEECGLIIPLGKWILETACTQAKTWEKQGLPPMKVAVNLSLGQLFQQDLVEMVQEILQRTKLDPKFLQLEITESMTMNIDQMTQLLHELKALGIQIAVDDFGTGYSSLSYLKEFPIDCLKIDRTFVRNVPHNPNDEALVSMIISMAKHLRLKVVAEGIEEVEQLSFLIDGGCDYIQGYLFSKPVSPQQITETYKDLHHRVDEVLTQLQYIDDYII, via the coding sequence GTGGAGAGATGGTTTAATCAGATAGAGAAAAAAGAGATTTGGTACATGGTATTACCATTATTACTTGTCATACCATTATTAAGCTTTAGCAATCAAATATATGGTGTTTTCCAGGGTGGCATGTATCAAGATTTAAAATTGGTGATACAAGTTTTAATCATTGTTTTTACAATGGCAATTGCGATCCAATCCTATTTAGTATTTTCACACTTATTATCCAATCAAACTTTATACATAGGAAACATGTTTTTCATTATTGCCTTACTAGAATTAGTCAGCTTATTCTTTAGCCAATCTAGTGAATGGAGCTTTTTGGACGAGCCCTTACATATATTGATGCGTTTGTATCTTTCCATTGGATTTTTACTAATTATTTTATACCCTAAAAAGCGATTAACCATGAATCATCGGATATTGACTTATGGTAGTTCTGTGCTTTTCGTACTAGGAACTGTTTTTCTAGCGTATATATTGCCAAAACATTGGTTCGATTATATTGATAATATGGTACACTTATTTGCTATTATTCTTCAAATTATAACCATTGTTATAGTTAGTAAATATGTAAAAAAATTACCGAAGCGTTCTATGTGGCTAATCAGTGCCGCTATTTCTCTTATTGTAAGCGATGTCTTCTTTATTGTTAGTCAAGATCAAAATGCAATATGGGATTTCTCGGCATTGATCTATCAGTTTTTAGCATTCTATTTTTTCTTAAAGGCGATTTATTACACATCTGTGGAAAAACCATTTCAGCAGCTGTTGAAAATTAAAAAGGATCTTGAACAATCTCAACAGGAACTTCGATTTCAAGCTTATCATGATGACATTACACTGCTGCCAAATGAACATTTATTACTTAAGACGTTAAAAGAAAATTTACATGATAATAAAGCACAAAAGGCTATCATTGCCATAGAAATTGATCGCTTTGCGGCGATTCGTTCTTCCATTGGGATAAGCAACTCTAATAAAATGATGAAGCTTGTAGCAGAGCGTATACAAGCGATCGTACCTCCTCATTATTTTGCCACTAAACTTCGTGAGGAACAATTTGTTATTTATATTAACCATGTAAAGACCATCGAAGAATTATTACAATTTTGCTTAAATCTCAAAAGTGCTATGACAGATCCTTTACAAGTACAATTATTTTCATTGAATGGCAATCTAAATATAGGGATTGCGCTCTATGAGGATAAAGGGACGGGTGAAGAGCTATTAATGCATGCACAGTTAGCGATGCAAGAGGCTAGACAAATACCTCAAAGATTTCTTTTTTACAAGCCCTATATGTCTAAAGGCATTGCAGATCGAATTTTGTTAGAGCAAGACTTACATAATGCGTTAGCCAATAATGAATTTTATTTAGACTATCAACCACAGGTAAACTTAAAAACAGGCACAATTGAATCGGTCGAAGCATTGGTACGCTGGCGTCATCCAACGCGTGGCTTTGTTCCACCTGATGTCTTTATTCCTATTGCTGAAGAATGTGGCCTTATTATCCCGCTAGGTAAGTGGATATTAGAAACCGCATGCACACAAGCAAAAACATGGGAGAAACAAGGCTTACCTCCGATGAAAGTGGCAGTGAATTTATCACTTGGACAATTATTTCAGCAGGATTTAGTAGAAATGGTACAAGAGATTTTACAACGTACCAAATTGGATCCGAAATTTTTACAATTAGAAATTACGGAAAGTATGACGATGAATATTGATCAAATGACGCAGCTATTACATGAGTTAAAGGCATTAGGTATTCAAATTGCTGTAGATGATTTTGGAACAGGCTATTCCTCTCTATCTTATTTAAAGGAATTCCCAATTGATTGCTTAAAAATTGACCGAACTTTTGTGAGAAATGTGCCACATAATCCAAATGATGAAGCACTTGTTTCCATGATTATTTCAATGGCTAAACATTTACGTTTGAAGGTTGTGGCAGAGGGCATTGAAGAAGTAGAACAATTATCATTTCTAATAGATGGCGGCTGTGATTATATTCAAGGTTATCTATTCAGTAAGCCCGTCTCTCCACAGCAAATAACGGAAACCTATAAAGATTTACACCATCGTGTGGATGAAGTGTTAACACAGCTTCAATATATTGACGATTATATTATTTAA
- a CDS encoding FAD-binding oxidoreductase, whose protein sequence is MTVAVELLVNQLKQVLLEEQVSTNETVRQLHGKDESHHMMSLPDIVVFPRSTADVSAILKIAHAQRVPVVPFGVGSSLEGNAIPIAHGISIDFSEMNTILEVRPDDLLVKVQPGVTRSQLNKELKKHGLQFTVDPGADATLGGMAATNASGTTAVRYGVMRDQVRDLEVVLADGSVIHTGNLAAKSSSGYHLNGLFVGSEGTLGCFTELTLKVYGIPEFVTAGRAVFDTVGDAVSAVTALLQAGISIGRVELVDEVSMKQANIYNDTSYSEKPTLFLEFHGNEAGMHADIAFATEIFEDFSCLSVEFEQDNAARNKLWEARHSLAYAYIHAYPGKKLMSTDVCVPISVLAETILYAREQLDHVGLAGGLVGHVGDGNFHALLMLNPNDTEEQAKADRFNEQIVQYALLRGGTCTGEHGVGIGKMKYQATEHGTSLAVMKSIKTALDPHNIMNPGKIFTM, encoded by the coding sequence ATGACTGTTGCAGTAGAATTACTTGTCAATCAACTCAAACAGGTTTTATTAGAAGAACAAGTGTCAACAAACGAAACGGTACGACAGCTACACGGGAAGGATGAATCTCATCATATGATGAGCTTACCTGATATCGTTGTCTTTCCCCGTTCCACAGCCGATGTCAGTGCGATCTTAAAAATTGCGCATGCACAACGTGTACCAGTTGTACCATTCGGTGTTGGCTCCAGCCTAGAAGGAAACGCGATTCCCATTGCACATGGTATTTCTATCGATTTCTCTGAGATGAATACTATTTTAGAAGTTCGACCTGACGACCTTCTTGTAAAAGTTCAGCCTGGCGTCACACGCTCTCAATTGAATAAGGAGTTAAAAAAACATGGTTTACAATTTACAGTAGATCCAGGTGCAGATGCAACACTAGGTGGCATGGCTGCGACGAATGCTAGTGGTACGACTGCTGTGCGTTACGGAGTTATGCGTGATCAAGTTCGTGATTTAGAGGTTGTCCTTGCAGACGGCTCTGTCATCCATACGGGCAATTTAGCCGCGAAGTCCTCTTCTGGTTATCATTTAAATGGCCTATTTGTCGGCTCAGAAGGAACACTTGGCTGCTTTACGGAGTTAACGTTAAAAGTTTATGGTATACCTGAATTTGTGACGGCGGGGCGAGCTGTTTTTGACACAGTTGGCGATGCTGTCAGTGCCGTTACCGCCTTATTACAGGCTGGTATTTCAATTGGTCGAGTAGAATTGGTCGATGAAGTCTCTATGAAGCAAGCCAATATCTATAACGATACTTCCTATAGCGAAAAACCAACATTATTTTTAGAATTCCACGGAAATGAAGCGGGTATGCACGCAGACATCGCATTTGCTACAGAAATATTTGAGGATTTTAGCTGTCTATCCGTCGAATTTGAACAAGACAACGCTGCTCGTAATAAGCTTTGGGAAGCACGTCATTCTTTGGCCTATGCCTATATTCATGCTTATCCTGGTAAGAAGCTTATGTCAACGGATGTCTGTGTACCAATCTCTGTGCTTGCTGAAACCATTTTATATGCCCGTGAACAGCTTGATCATGTTGGGCTAGCAGGCGGGCTTGTTGGCCATGTGGGCGACGGAAATTTCCATGCACTTTTAATGTTAAATCCAAATGATACCGAGGAGCAGGCAAAAGCGGATCGCTTCAATGAGCAGATCGTCCAATATGCTTTACTTCGAGGTGGCACTTGTACGGGCGAGCATGGTGTTGGCATTGGCAAAATGAAATACCAAGCCACTGAGCACGGTACCTCTTTAGCCGTTATGAAGAGTATAAAGACAGCACTTGATCCCCATAATATTATGAACCCAGGGAAAATTTTCACTATGTAA
- the sspI gene encoding small acid-soluble spore protein SspI, which yields MNFQIRDAITANVHGQSAAEFKDIVEDAINRGEEHLLPGLGVFFEKWWKQSSPSEQDEFVQKLEKVFAN from the coding sequence TTGAATTTCCAAATAAGAGACGCAATTACAGCCAATGTACATGGTCAATCTGCCGCAGAATTTAAAGATATTGTGGAAGATGCCATTAATCGTGGAGAAGAGCATTTACTGCCAGGGCTTGGGGTGTTTTTTGAAAAATGGTGGAAGCAATCCAGTCCATCTGAACAGGATGAATTTGTTCAAAAGCTAGAAAAAGTATTTGCTAACTGA
- a CDS encoding RNA polymerase sigma factor, with product MSIQNDQNLSSTQSFEEILEAVQPMITTILTQLHIYKDFDYYRHIASIAVWRAWLKADPAKGQFSAYLYSWIKGEILNELSKEKNYTERMTVVDDETLNYILNELEERDNQKNPSSLEIMLSQLKQIERKILLLYYAEDYSDPEIANVLGLSVAAIKKRRVRLVQRLKHQLFIVE from the coding sequence ATGTCCATTCAAAACGATCAGAATCTCTCATCGACACAATCTTTTGAAGAAATTTTAGAGGCTGTGCAACCAATGATTACTACCATTCTTACACAGCTTCATATTTACAAGGATTTTGATTACTATCGTCATATTGCTTCTATTGCTGTATGGAGGGCATGGCTAAAAGCAGATCCGGCTAAAGGACAGTTTTCCGCTTATCTTTATTCTTGGATAAAAGGAGAGATTTTAAATGAATTATCAAAGGAAAAAAACTATACAGAAAGAATGACAGTTGTTGATGATGAAACACTCAATTATATTCTTAATGAGCTGGAGGAAAGGGACAATCAAAAAAATCCTAGCTCCCTTGAAATCATGTTGTCCCAGTTAAAGCAAATAGAAAGGAAAATATTACTCCTTTATTATGCAGAAGATTACAGTGATCCAGAAATAGCCAATGTGCTAGGTCTATCTGTTGCTGCTATCAAAAAAAGAAGGGTTAGGCTCGTCCAGAGGCTGAAACATCAACTTTTCATAGTGGAATAA
- a CDS encoding sensor domain-containing diguanylate cyclase produces the protein MDKRLNNAPCGFLSITHEGLISEINQTLLDWLGYGQEELLQKHLEILLSTPNKMIFHSYFYPTINLEGQVEELFIHLKQKDGMSVPFLMNARLYTEDTVERIDCILVKMKKRIDYEQELRSAKKLLEAAYQEKDRALANLEQIHVEIEQQQAKLLEMNAALVELSMTDKLTGLKNRRFFQEKLEQHFNYFHETAEPFSLCILDIDHFKKVNDTYGHQVGDDVLVQLAQLLQQQVRTEDTVARYGGEEFIIILPTTEKTVAKEICEQIRHTVEQDDWPTGCITISMGIATVTSEDTETAFIKKADEALYVSKAHGRNQVTHFHEMK, from the coding sequence ATGGACAAACGACTCAATAACGCACCATGTGGTTTTCTTTCCATCACACATGAAGGGCTTATTTCAGAAATCAATCAAACCCTGCTAGATTGGCTCGGCTATGGACAAGAGGAATTATTACAGAAGCATCTAGAAATTCTTCTATCTACGCCCAATAAGATGATTTTTCACTCTTATTTTTATCCTACGATTAATTTAGAGGGGCAAGTAGAGGAATTATTTATTCATCTCAAACAGAAGGACGGGATGTCAGTTCCATTTTTAATGAATGCTAGATTGTATACAGAGGATACGGTAGAACGAATTGATTGTATTCTAGTAAAGATGAAAAAGCGCATAGATTATGAACAGGAATTACGATCAGCCAAAAAACTACTGGAGGCTGCCTACCAAGAAAAGGATCGAGCATTAGCTAATTTGGAGCAAATTCATGTAGAAATAGAACAACAGCAGGCGAAATTATTAGAGATGAATGCTGCTTTAGTAGAATTATCGATGACAGATAAACTGACTGGTTTGAAAAATAGAAGATTTTTCCAGGAAAAACTTGAACAACATTTCAATTATTTTCACGAGACGGCAGAGCCTTTTTCGTTATGTATTTTAGATATCGATCATTTTAAAAAGGTTAATGATACATACGGTCATCAAGTTGGAGACGATGTCCTTGTTCAATTGGCGCAGCTATTACAGCAACAAGTACGTACAGAAGACACCGTCGCTCGTTACGGCGGTGAGGAGTTTATCATCATCTTACCCACGACCGAGAAAACTGTTGCAAAAGAAATCTGCGAACAAATTAGACACACCGTGGAGCAGGATGATTGGCCAACAGGTTGTATTACGATCAGTATGGGGATTGCCACAGTAACGTCAGAAGATACAGAAACGGCATTCATAAAAAAAGCAGACGAAGCATTGTATGTATCGAAAGCGCATGGACGAAACCAAGTTACCCATTTTCATGAAATGAAGTGA
- a CDS encoding GNAT family N-acetyltransferase — translation MTVVEIVIEQLKEEDHARYLEVLVESYSQYEKEYNNPEDWASYLSAIRASVGNPDAETILVAKRGNEILGGLQLFTDSEKAYGLPELTIHSTIVRLLGVHPQGRGLGIAKKLLHESFAFARARQDQALYLHSGDIMQVAINLYLSLGFVRDESKDFRKGDTLVKGFRYDL, via the coding sequence TGATTGAACAGTTGAAAGAGGAAGACCATGCACGTTATTTAGAGGTTCTTGTAGAGAGCTATTCACAGTATGAGAAAGAATACAATAACCCTGAAGATTGGGCTTCATATTTAAGTGCTATTCGTGCATCTGTAGGCAATCCTGATGCAGAAACAATTTTAGTGGCAAAGCGGGGAAATGAGATTTTAGGAGGGCTTCAGCTATTTACGGATTCTGAAAAGGCTTATGGTTTGCCAGAGCTTACTATACATTCTACCATTGTACGTTTACTTGGCGTACACCCTCAGGGAAGGGGATTAGGCATTGCGAAAAAATTATTACATGAAAGCTTTGCCTTCGCACGCGCTCGTCAAGATCAAGCTTTATATTTACATTCGGGCGATATCATGCAGGTTGCCATCAACCTTTATTTATCATTAGGCTTTGTACGTGATGAATCTAAGGATTTTCGTAAAGGAGATACGCTAGTAAAAGGCTTCCGTTATGATTTGTAA
- a CDS encoding YfhD family protein: MGRDNKQGQSNNKGSLPQTPKNQKIAPNKVSEEFSQEFMELINTVTQNKNKQKK, from the coding sequence ATGGGAAGAGACAATAAACAAGGTCAAAGCAATAATAAAGGCTCGTTACCTCAAACGCCAAAAAACCAAAAGATTGCACCAAATAAGGTGAGTGAGGAATTTTCTCAAGAGTTTATGGAGCTAATTAATACAGTCACGCAAAATAAGAATAAGCAGAAAAAATAG
- a CDS encoding H-type small acid-soluble spore protein, whose amino-acid sequence MDFQRAQEIVASPLEFEVSYNGVSIWIDQLHDDEKTATVHLRRSLEERSEVAISELKEEYLVH is encoded by the coding sequence TTGGATTTTCAGCGAGCACAAGAAATTGTCGCCTCACCGTTAGAATTTGAAGTGAGCTATAATGGCGTTTCCATCTGGATTGATCAACTTCATGATGATGAAAAAACAGCGACCGTTCACCTACGCCGTTCATTAGAAGAGCGGTCTGAAGTAGCTATATCCGAGTTAAAGGAAGAATATCTCGTTCACTAA
- a CDS encoding alpha/beta fold hydrolase: MENIVVRNNVKVFGQGDQPIIFAHGFGCDQNMWRFITPAFMDKYQIILFDYVGSGNSDIGAYSSEKYQTLQGYVQDLLDIIETLSLQNSIFVGHSISAMIGLLASIQHPNYFKKLIMIGPSPCYLNDDGYRGGFERSDIAELLDMMEMNFAGWASYMAPIAMSNPEQPTLTQELKQTFIAADPIIAKEFAEVTFLSDHRSDLSKGTVPSLIIQCSEDSIVPIGVGDYLHQHLKNSTLQLMKAKGHYPHISHPNETIQCITDFL; this comes from the coding sequence ATGGAAAATATTGTTGTTCGTAATAATGTAAAAGTATTCGGACAAGGAGACCAACCGATTATTTTTGCACATGGATTTGGCTGTGATCAAAACATGTGGCGTTTCATTACGCCTGCATTTATGGACAAATATCAGATTATATTATTCGATTATGTCGGCTCAGGTAACTCAGATATAGGTGCCTATTCATCTGAAAAATATCAAACATTACAGGGCTATGTACAAGATTTATTGGACATTATTGAAACGCTATCATTACAAAATAGTATTTTTGTAGGGCATTCCATTAGTGCCATGATAGGACTGCTCGCATCTATCCAGCATCCTAATTATTTTAAAAAGTTGATTATGATTGGTCCTTCTCCGTGTTATTTAAATGATGATGGTTATCGAGGGGGATTTGAGCGAAGTGATATTGCGGAGTTATTAGATATGATGGAAATGAACTTTGCAGGTTGGGCTAGCTATATGGCGCCTATTGCAATGAGTAATCCTGAACAACCAACATTAACACAGGAACTGAAACAAACCTTTATAGCAGCAGACCCTATCATCGCAAAAGAATTTGCTGAGGTAACATTTTTATCTGATCATCGAAGTGATTTATCAAAGGGAACTGTCCCTTCGTTGATTATCCAATGCTCGGAAGATAGTATTGTGCCAATTGGTGTTGGAGATTATTTACATCAGCATCTCAAAAACAGCACGTTGCAATTAATGAAAGCGAAAGGACATTATCCACATATTAGTCACCCGAATGAAACAATACAGTGTATTACAGATTTTTTGTAG